CAGGATTTCGCCAGCCACGAACTGCAGGGGCGCCAGCTTTACCCCGTGGTGTTGCCGGTCACGGTGCTACTGATCCTGGCGGCGTTGAGGCTGGACGATATGGTGCGTTTTCCGGTCTGGGTGCTGGCGCTGGTCTGGCCTCTGCTGGCGGCCGGCGTGCTTACGCTGGCGCTGCGCGTGGCCAAGGCGGTGCGGCTGGTGCGCCGGTTGCGTGCGGCGGGCGAAGCATGATCCGCCGCATCCCCATCGTGCCCACGCTGGTCGTGCTCGTGGCCGTCGCCACGATGATCGGTCTCGGCCTCTGGCAATTGCAGCGCCGGGCCTGGAAGGAAGCGCTGATCGCGCGCTACGCCGCGGTGCGCGTGGACAGCGCCGAAGTGGAGTGGCCGCGCGATCCGCAGGCGATCGAAGCCGCGCTGTATCGCCGCAGCACCGTGTGGTGTGACCAGGTGCTGGCCACCACCGCCATCGCCGGCCGCAGCGCGCGGGGGGAACAGGGCGTGGCGCAAGTTGCCACCTGCCGGATCGACGGCGGCGGGCAGGTCGATGTCGCGCTGGGATGGGCGTTGCAGCCGGCGCCGGTGTCGTGGGCGGGCGGCAAAGTCGGTGGCATTGTGGCATCCGGTCCGCAGCACAGCGCGCGCCTGATCGCCGATCCGCCACAGGCCGGGCTGGCGCCTTTGGCCCGTCCGGACCCGCGCGACATTCCCAACAATCACCTGGCCTATGCGGTGCAGTGGTTCCTGTTCGCCACGGTCGCGGCGGTAATCTATGCCCTTGCGCTTGCGAAGCGGCTTGCCGGGCCGGGCCGGCGCGGCTAACCGCGCCGCAAGCCGGGGCATGTAAGGATTCTGCCATGAAGTACATCAGCACGCGCGGCAACGCGCCCGCGCTCGACTTCCAGGGCGCGACCCTGGCGGGCCTTGCGTCCGATGGCGGGCTTTACGTGCCGGAAACCTGGCCGACCTTCACCGAGGCGGACATCGCCGCGATGGCGGGGCTGCCCTATGCCGAACTGGCGGCGCGGGTGATGCAGCCCTTCGTCGGCGATTGCCTGACGCCGGAGCGGCTGCTGGAGCTGTGCCGGCAGGCCTATGGCCGTTTCGCCCATGTCGCGGTGACGCCGCTCAAACAGCTCGACGAGAAGCAGTGGGTGCTGGAACTGTTCCACGGCCCCACGCTGGCGTTCAAGGACGTGGCGCTGCAACTGCTGGGCCTGCTGTTCGAGGAATTCC
The Novosphingobium sp. EMRT-2 genome window above contains:
- a CDS encoding SURF1 family protein; translation: MIRRIPIVPTLVVLVAVATMIGLGLWQLQRRAWKEALIARYAAVRVDSAEVEWPRDPQAIEAALYRRSTVWCDQVLATTAIAGRSARGEQGVAQVATCRIDGGGQVDVALGWALQPAPVSWAGGKVGGIVASGPQHSARLIADPPQAGLAPLARPDPRDIPNNHLAYAVQWFLFATVAAVIYALALAKRLAGPGRRG
- a CDS encoding DUF983 domain-containing protein, with the protein product MPHPADQAESKGQSGILRAALSASCPRCGARTLFAGPATFAPRCRACGQDFASHELQGRQLYPVVLPVTVLLILAALRLDDMVRFPVWVLALVWPLLAAGVLTLALRVAKAVRLVRRLRAAGEA